In Armatimonadota bacterium, the following proteins share a genomic window:
- a CDS encoding DUF1573 domain-containing protein codes for MKETDLATLQHLVSQYLIRHRSILDVQSKLTETAARVSRVLAHAVAVCGCVQIRAERQRFPADVGLGDVRGFLSTHLYGNLCARCREALEDEIGTTLFYLAALCYITGLDLDAILRKERDRVSTLGVYHLT; via the coding sequence ATGAAAGAGACCGACCTGGCGACCCTGCAGCACCTCGTCTCGCAATACCTCATCCGCCACCGCAGCATTCTCGATGTGCAGAGCAAGCTGACCGAGACCGCGGCCCGCGTCTCCCGCGTTCTGGCGCACGCCGTCGCCGTCTGCGGCTGTGTGCAGATCCGCGCGGAGCGGCAGCGGTTTCCGGCGGATGTGGGGCTGGGGGATGTGCGGGGGTTCCTCTCCACCCACCTCTACGGCAACCTCTGCGCCCGCTGCCGCGAAGCGCTGGAGGACGAGATCGGCACTACCCTCTTCTACCTGGCGGCGCTGTGCTATATCACGGGGCTGGACCTGGACGCCATCCTGCGCAAGGAGCGGGACCGCGTCTCCACCCTGGGAGTCTACCACCTGACCTAG
- the radA gene encoding DNA repair protein RadA — protein MPVRVRYTCQTCGYTSPKWLGRCPDCGEWNSLVEEAPPEGGGRPRPVAAAEVLDVAQIPAEAEPRASTGLAEFDRVLGGGIVPGSLVLIGGEPGAGKSTLVSQVAARLAAGGARVLYVSGEESARQTRMRLERLGTLPAGLLLLAENNLEAIQQAIEAQRPALVVVDSIQAVYRPDIPSAPGSVGQVRECTGSLLTVAKGQGISIIIVGHVTKEGQLAGPRVLEHLVDTVLYFEGDRHHAYRILRATKNRFGSTNEIGVFEMGPHGLSEVSNPSALFLAERPAAAPGSAVVCALEGTRPLLLEVQALVAPTHFGMPRRTAAGVDYNRLVLLLAVLEKRAGLHLAMHDVYASVTGGLTVEDPAADLGVAVAVASAFRDRPVDQQVVVIGEVGLAGEVRAVRQVQQRVREAARLGFHRALVPRASGGEWPPGVEVVAVATVAEALALLLG, from the coding sequence ATGCCAGTCCGCGTGCGCTACACCTGCCAGACCTGCGGCTACACCTCCCCCAAGTGGCTGGGGCGCTGCCCCGACTGCGGGGAGTGGAACAGCCTGGTGGAGGAGGCCCCGCCCGAGGGGGGAGGGCGGCCGCGCCCGGTCGCTGCGGCGGAAGTGCTGGACGTGGCGCAGATCCCCGCGGAGGCCGAGCCCCGGGCGTCCACGGGGCTGGCAGAGTTCGACCGCGTGCTCGGGGGCGGGATCGTGCCCGGGTCGCTGGTGCTGATCGGGGGAGAGCCCGGCGCGGGCAAGTCCACCCTGGTCAGCCAGGTGGCCGCCCGCCTGGCCGCCGGCGGTGCGCGCGTCCTCTACGTCAGCGGGGAGGAGTCGGCCCGGCAGACGCGGATGCGGCTGGAGCGGCTGGGGACGCTACCGGCGGGGCTCCTCCTGCTGGCGGAGAACAACCTGGAGGCGATCCAGCAGGCCATCGAGGCGCAGCGTCCGGCACTGGTGGTGGTCGACTCTATCCAGGCCGTCTACCGGCCGGACATCCCCTCGGCACCGGGAAGCGTGGGCCAGGTGCGGGAGTGCACTGGCTCGCTGCTCACCGTGGCCAAGGGGCAGGGGATCAGCATCATCATCGTCGGACACGTGACCAAGGAGGGGCAGCTGGCCGGGCCGCGGGTGCTGGAACACCTGGTGGACACCGTCCTCTATTTCGAAGGCGACCGGCACCACGCCTACCGCATCCTGAGGGCGACCAAGAACCGCTTCGGCTCCACCAATGAAATCGGGGTCTTCGAGATGGGCCCCCACGGCCTTTCCGAGGTGTCCAACCCCTCGGCCCTATTCCTGGCGGAGCGTCCGGCGGCGGCCCCGGGCTCCGCCGTCGTGTGCGCCCTGGAGGGGACGCGGCCCCTGCTGCTGGAGGTGCAGGCGCTGGTGGCGCCCACGCACTTCGGCATGCCGCGGCGCACGGCGGCGGGGGTGGACTACAACCGCCTGGTCCTGCTGCTGGCCGTGCTGGAGAAGCGGGCCGGGCTGCACCTGGCCATGCACGACGTCTACGCCAGCGTCACGGGTGGGCTGACGGTGGAGGACCCTGCGGCGGACCTGGGGGTGGCGGTGGCGGTGGCCAGCGCCTTCCGGGACCGCCCCGTGGACCAGCAGGTGGTGGTTATCGGCGAGGTGGGGCTGGCCGGCGAGGTGCGGGCGGTGCGCCAGGTGCAGCAGCGGGTGCGTGAGGCGGCGCGCCTGGGGTTCCACCGTGCGCTGGTGCCGCGGGCATCCGGCGGGGAGTGGCCGCCCGGGGTGGAGGTGGTCGCCGTAGCCACGGTGGCCGAGGCGCTGGCCCTCCTGCTGGGCTGA
- a CDS encoding YceI family protein, with the protein MNRQAFALLSAAVLAAFAIGALPGRLPRAVPGSAPRVEAAAGGQRFLIVPGESQVIYRVGETLISEGNRFNVAVGITRGVQGEVIVDRTNPAASRVGTISVDISQFQSDSGRRDNAIRGRWLESSRYPIAEFVPTRIDGLPAQYAEGREVTLRITGNLKVRTEVRLTTFDATVRLTGNELRGTASAKILMTDFGFEPPSILGILRAQNEVEIEFRFVARPVP; encoded by the coding sequence ATGAACCGGCAGGCATTTGCACTGCTATCCGCTGCGGTCCTGGCAGCGTTTGCGATCGGAGCGCTTCCGGGCCGCCTCCCGCGGGCCGTCCCGGGTTCCGCTCCCCGGGTGGAGGCGGCGGCGGGCGGGCAGCGCTTCCTCATCGTGCCCGGGGAGTCCCAGGTGATCTACCGCGTGGGCGAGACACTGATCAGCGAGGGCAACCGCTTCAATGTGGCCGTGGGGATCACCCGCGGGGTGCAGGGAGAGGTCATCGTCGACCGCACCAACCCCGCGGCCAGCCGCGTGGGGACCATCAGCGTAGACATCAGCCAGTTCCAGTCCGACAGCGGGCGGCGGGACAACGCTATCCGGGGGCGCTGGCTGGAATCCTCCCGCTACCCCATAGCCGAGTTCGTCCCCACGCGCATCGACGGCCTGCCGGCGCAGTATGCAGAGGGGCGGGAGGTCACCCTGCGCATCACCGGCAACCTGAAGGTGCGCACAGAGGTCCGGCTCACCACCTTTGACGCCACCGTGCGCCTGACTGGGAATGAGCTACGGGGTACCGCCAGCGCCAAGATCCTGATGACGGACTTCGGGTTCGAGCCTCCGTCCATCCTGGGGATCCTGCGAGCGCAAAACGAGGTGGAGATCGAGTTCCGCTTCGTGGCCCGCCCGGTCCCTTAG
- a CDS encoding ATP-dependent Clp protease ATP-binding subunit: MFERFTERARRVIILAQEEAKRLNHSAVGTEHILLGIIREGEGVASKVLESLNISPERVRAEIESAIGRGERTPYEEVAFTPRAKKVLELALDEARRLGHNYIGTEHLLLGLIREGEGVAARVLEAMGADLERVRAQVVYLLGEEGTTSYARQTSKTPTLDEFGRDLTKLARAGKLDPVIGREREIERVIQVLSRRTKNNPALIGEPGVGKTAITEGLAQRITRGDVPEVLRNKRVVQLDLAALVAGTKYRGEFEERMKKVMEEIRKAQGEVILFVDELHTLVGAGAAEGAIDASNILKPALARGELQCIGATTLDEYRKYVERDAALERRFQPILVSEPTVEQTIEILKGLRERYESHHGVKITDDALVAAATLADKYIADRFLPDKAIDLMDEASSKIRLQASFLPQEIRAAVEKVDRVRREKDESIKSQDFERAAQLRDKERVLRQKLEELESSWKKEKGHDFTSVTAEDIADIVSSWTGIPVTRLVEEETQKLLRMEEALHERIVGQDDAVRAVAKAVRRARAGLKDPRRPIGSFMFLGPTGVGKTELARALAEFMFGDENALVRIDMSEYSERHTISRLVGSPPGYVGYEEGGQLTEAVRRRPYSVVLFDEIEKAHPEIFNVLLQILDDGRLTDAQGRTVDFKNCVLIMTSNVGAPVLDKEVGFGFRLARDAREDQEQIYTRMKEHVMEELRRTFRPEFLNRLDEIIVFRPLTDQQIRAIVGILAQRVRREMRGQNMDLEITEEAKELLAREGFDPTFGARPLRRAIQRLVEDPLSDELLRGRFKSGDTIVVDARDGRIVFEKKREPALAE; the protein is encoded by the coding sequence ATGTTTGAGCGATTCACCGAGCGGGCGCGCCGCGTCATCATCCTGGCGCAGGAGGAGGCCAAGCGGCTGAACCACAGCGCCGTGGGCACCGAGCACATCCTCCTGGGGATCATCCGGGAGGGGGAGGGCGTCGCCAGCAAGGTCCTGGAGAGCTTGAACATCAGCCCGGAGCGGGTGCGCGCGGAGATCGAGAGCGCCATCGGCCGGGGAGAACGGACTCCGTACGAAGAAGTGGCCTTCACGCCCCGGGCCAAGAAGGTGCTGGAGCTGGCCCTGGACGAGGCCCGCCGCCTGGGGCACAACTACATCGGCACCGAGCACCTCCTCCTGGGGCTGATCCGGGAAGGGGAAGGGGTGGCCGCACGGGTGCTGGAGGCCATGGGCGCGGACCTGGAGCGGGTGCGCGCCCAGGTGGTCTACCTGCTGGGCGAGGAGGGGACCACCAGCTACGCCAGGCAGACCAGCAAGACCCCCACCCTCGACGAGTTCGGCCGCGACCTGACCAAGCTGGCCCGCGCCGGGAAGCTGGACCCGGTGATCGGCCGGGAGCGGGAGATCGAGCGGGTGATCCAGGTGCTCTCCCGCCGCACCAAGAACAACCCCGCGCTGATCGGCGAGCCGGGGGTGGGCAAGACGGCCATCACCGAGGGGCTGGCGCAGCGGATCACCCGGGGCGACGTCCCGGAGGTGCTGCGGAACAAGCGGGTGGTGCAGCTGGATCTGGCGGCCCTGGTGGCCGGCACCAAGTACCGGGGCGAGTTCGAAGAGCGCATGAAGAAGGTGATGGAGGAGATCCGCAAGGCCCAGGGCGAGGTCATCCTCTTCGTGGACGAGCTGCACACCCTGGTGGGCGCCGGCGCGGCGGAGGGAGCCATCGACGCCAGCAACATCCTCAAGCCGGCGCTGGCCCGCGGCGAGCTGCAGTGCATCGGCGCCACCACCCTGGACGAGTACCGCAAGTACGTGGAGCGGGACGCCGCCCTGGAGCGGCGCTTCCAGCCTATCCTGGTCTCCGAGCCCACCGTGGAACAGACCATCGAGATCCTCAAGGGGCTGCGCGAGCGCTACGAGAGCCACCACGGGGTCAAGATCACCGACGACGCCCTGGTGGCCGCGGCCACCCTGGCGGACAAGTACATCGCCGACCGCTTCCTCCCCGATAAGGCCATCGACCTGATGGACGAGGCCAGCAGCAAGATCCGGCTGCAGGCCTCCTTCCTGCCGCAAGAGATCCGCGCCGCGGTGGAAAAGGTGGACCGGGTGCGGCGGGAGAAGGACGAGTCCATCAAGAGCCAGGACTTCGAGCGCGCGGCGCAGCTGCGGGACAAGGAGCGGGTACTGCGGCAGAAGCTGGAAGAGCTGGAGTCCTCCTGGAAGAAGGAGAAGGGGCACGACTTCACCAGCGTCACCGCCGAGGACATCGCCGACATCGTCAGCAGCTGGACGGGCATCCCGGTGACGCGGCTGGTGGAGGAGGAGACGCAGAAGTTGCTGCGTATGGAGGAGGCGTTACACGAGCGCATCGTGGGGCAGGACGACGCGGTGCGGGCGGTGGCCAAGGCAGTGCGCCGGGCCCGCGCCGGCCTCAAGGATCCGCGGCGGCCCATCGGTTCCTTCATGTTCCTGGGGCCCACGGGCGTGGGCAAGACGGAGCTGGCCCGGGCCCTGGCCGAGTTCATGTTCGGGGACGAGAACGCGCTGGTGCGCATCGACATGTCCGAGTACAGCGAGCGGCACACCATCAGCCGCCTGGTGGGCTCGCCTCCCGGCTACGTGGGTTACGAGGAAGGCGGGCAGCTCACCGAGGCGGTGCGCCGCCGCCCCTACTCCGTGGTCCTCTTCGACGAGATCGAGAAAGCCCACCCGGAGATCTTCAACGTCCTGCTGCAGATCCTGGACGACGGCCGCCTCACCGACGCCCAGGGGCGGACCGTAGACTTCAAGAACTGCGTGCTTATCATGACCAGCAACGTGGGCGCCCCGGTGCTGGACAAGGAGGTGGGCTTTGGCTTCCGCCTGGCTCGTGACGCCCGGGAGGACCAGGAGCAGATCTACACGCGGATGAAGGAGCACGTGATGGAGGAGCTGCGGCGCACCTTCCGCCCGGAGTTCCTCAACCGTCTGGACGAGATCATCGTCTTCCGGCCGCTCACCGACCAGCAGATCCGCGCCATCGTCGGCATCCTGGCGCAGCGGGTGCGGCGGGAGATGCGCGGCCAGAACATGGACCTGGAGATCACGGAGGAGGCCAAGGAGCTCCTGGCCCGGGAGGGGTTCGACCCCACCTTCGGTGCCCGGCCGCTGAGGCGGGCCATCCAGCGCCTGGTGGAGGACCCTCTCTCTGACGAGCTGCTGCGCGGCCGCTTCAAGTCCGGGGACACCATCGTGGTGGATGCCCGGGACGGCCGCATCGTCTTCGAGAAGAAGCGCGAGCCCGCCCTGGCGGAGTGA